In Labrys monachus, the genomic stretch GACGGCACGACCGGGCTCGGCACCGGCGAGCGCCGCTCCAAGGCGGACCTGCGCGTGGAAGCCTATGGCGCGGTGGACGAGGCCAATGCGGCCATCGGGCTCGCCCGTCTCCACAGCGCCGGCGAGGAGCCGGCCATCGATGCCATGCTGGCCCGCATCCAGAATGACCTTTTCGATCTCGGCGCCGACCTGTGCACGCCGGAAGGCGGGGAGAAGCCGATCACCTGGACGGCCCTGCGCATCGCGCAGGCGCAGTCCGACCGGCTCGAGCAGGAAATCGACGCGATGAATGCCAGCCTGCCGGCGCTGAAGTCCTTTGTGCTGCCCGGCGGCACGCCCTGCGCCGCCGCCCTCCACCTCGCCCGTACCACCGCCCGGCGCGCCGAGCGCTGCATGGTGGCCCTGTCGCAGCGGGCGGGCGAGATCGTCTCGCCCGAGGCGCTGCGCTATATCAACCGGCTGTCGGACCACCTCTTCGTCGCCAGCCGCGTACTCAACCACAGGGGGGGCGGCGACATTCTCTGGGTGCCCGGCGAGAACCGGTGAACGGCGTGCGGAGGCCGGC encodes the following:
- a CDS encoding cob(I)yrinic acid a,c-diamide adenosyltransferase — translated: MVRLNQIYTRTGDDGTTGLGTGERRSKADLRVEAYGAVDEANAAIGLARLHSAGEEPAIDAMLARIQNDLFDLGADLCTPEGGEKPITWTALRIAQAQSDRLEQEIDAMNASLPALKSFVLPGGTPCAAALHLARTTARRAERCMVALSQRAGEIVSPEALRYINRLSDHLFVASRVLNHRGGGDILWVPGENR